The Vicinamibacteria bacterium nucleotide sequence CCTCGAGAGAGCGAGAACGCCTAGCATCTTCTCCGCAGCTTCGATCGATGTGTCGTTCTCTTGGAGGATCTGGTCGATCACCGGAGCGATGCGGGAGAGGAGCCCGATGGCCGCGAATCCCAAGAGGAGCTGGATCGCTAACAGGATGGCGATGCCGAACCGGAGCTCTCGCTTCACCGGGATCATGTCTCTTGCTCCAGAAGCCGCGTGACGGCCCCCTCGCGTGAGACCACGACGAGGATGTCGCCTTTCCGGAGCGTCTCCTTCGGCTCGGGAAGGGAGACCGTGCTCTCTCCATCTCTGCGGATGCCCACGATTTGGATGCCAAAGCGGCGGGGGAGCGCGAGCTCCGAGAGGCTCTTCTCGTGGAACGAGGGAGGGGTTTGGAGCTCGGTGAGCACGAGGTCTTTGCCGAAGGGGAGCTCTCCCATTACCTCGCGGTAAACCATGTGGTTCGCGAGTCTCTCGCCGTACTCGCGCTCGGGGTTTACGACCTCATGGGCTCCAACGAGCCGAAGGATCCGGGAGTGCACCTCGTCGTTGGCGCGAGCGACGATCCGGGGCGAGCCCATCTGCCGGAGGAGAGCGGTACAGATGATGGAGGACTCCCTCGATTCGTCGCCGATGGCGCAGACGGTGACATCCCGCTTCTCTGGCGAGGTTCGGGCGAGCGCTTCGTTGTCGGTCGCGTCGAAGCTCACCGCCTCCTCCACAAACGGCGCCGCGGCTCGCACGCGACTGGGGTCGCGATCGATGGCGAGCACCTCGACCTTCCGCCCCGAGAGCGCTTTCGCAAGTGCCATGCCGAACTGTCCGAGTCCGATGACGATCACTTGTTTCCGCATCTTGTGAAACTACCTCATCCAGTCTCGAGGCCTCGAAGGGCTCGAGAGCTCATCCGACCGTAACCTCCTCCTCCACCAGCTCCCAACGGGATTCCGACCTCCGCGAGCCCAGGAAGAGAAACAGGCTCAATGGACCGACGCGTCCCGCGAACATGCACACCATGATGATGATCTTTCCTACCGCGTCGAGCGACGCCGTGCCTCCGATCGAGAGACCGACGGTGCCGAGAGCGGACGCCGTCTCGAAGAGCGCCGTCCGCGAGTCGAGGTTCTGCGTGAGCTGGAGCGCGAAGAAGCCCATGAGAAGAGAGAGGACGCCGACGGTGACGATCGAGGCCGCCTCGTAAACCGTGCGGTGCGAGAGCCGCCGGGCGAAGGCGGTCGCCACGAAGCGGCCCCGCACCGCCGACACCACGGCGAGGAGCAGGACGACTCCCGTCGTCGTCTTGATGCCTCCCGCCGTCCCGCCCGGACTGCCCCCCACGAACATCAGCAAGATCACGACGGTCAGGGTAGCGGGACGAAGGGCCGCCACGTCGACGGAGTTGAATCCCGCCGTTCGCGTGGTGAGCGACTGGAACCAGGCATTGTGGATCCGGTCGGGCCAGGAGAGCTGCCTCAGCGTGTGGCTCCACTCGAGCGCGAGAATAGTCCCCGTTCCCAGGACGAGCAGCGCGAGTGTAGCCACGAAAGCGATCTTGTGATCCACCGCCACCCGTCGCCTCCGCAGGATTGCCGGAACGGCGGCAACCGTGGCCGGGGAGAGCCCCCCAATAATAATGAGGGCACCCACCGTGTGGAGGACCGTGGAGTCTTGCTGGAAGGAGACGAGGCTATCGCTTCGTAGAGCGAAGCCCGCATTGCAGAAGGCGGAGACAGCCGTGAACAGCCCGTGCCAGATCGCCTCCTGAGGGGGAGCGCCTTCGTGGAAGAGCCACCCCGCGAGGAAGACCGCTCCCGCCGCCTCGACGACGAAGGTGAAGAGTAGCAGCCGACCGACGGCCTCGGTGAGGACGCCTCTTCGCTCGGCACCGAAGATTCCCGCGACGGCGGCCTCGTGCCGGAGGCTCGGACGAAATCCCAGAAAGGCGAGCGTCACCGTCGAGAAGCTCATGATCCCGAGACCGCCGAGCTGAATGAGAACGAGCAAGACGGCCTCGCCGAAGCCGCCGAAGGCGGCGGGGGTGTCGAGCACGATGAGGCCGGTGACGCAGACCGCGGAGACAGCGGTGAAGGCGGCGTCCAGAAATCCCACGCTCCGGCCGTCGGAAGCGCTCGCGGGAAGGACGAGGAGAAGGGTTCCCAGAAAACTCAGCCCCGCGAACGTCATCACCAGTAGACGCGC carries:
- a CDS encoding TrkA family potassium uptake protein → MRKQVIVIGLGQFGMALAKALSGRKVEVLAIDRDPSRVRAAAPFVEEAVSFDATDNEALARTSPEKRDVTVCAIGDESRESSIICTALLRQMGSPRIVARANDEVHSRILRLVGAHEVVNPEREYGERLANHMVYREVMGELPFGKDLVLTELQTPPSFHEKSLSELALPRRFGIQIVGIRRDGESTVSLPEPKETLRKGDILVVVSREGAVTRLLEQET
- a CDS encoding potassium transporter TrkG; translation: MRSSAWPTAGIASVAPLLALIALRLDGPRAAAISWWAISIVSLSLLIAGGLLTVRRVDLGRALSTAGLVGFLSSTLSTATLTPALALSALLVGLALLGTLWGLEVAQDSRLSRRQQRTLTERRARISSTIYLAEWLLAFLLQMEDRAVLACLGLGLLVALGFSLAWMLRTRRAGSRRWIGPTVVAGGSLAAAALVPWEPLQIAGLGALVPLTVLVAARPNEELSGSYWWQPIVEHPARLLVMTFAGLSFLGTLLLVLPASASDGRSVGFLDAAFTAVSAVCVTGLIVLDTPAAFGGFGEAVLLVLIQLGGLGIMSFSTVTLAFLGFRPSLRHEAAVAGIFGAERRGVLTEAVGRLLLFTFVVEAAGAVFLAGWLFHEGAPPQEAIWHGLFTAVSAFCNAGFALRSDSLVSFQQDSTVLHTVGALIIIGGLSPATVAAVPAILRRRRVAVDHKIAFVATLALLVLGTGTILALEWSHTLRQLSWPDRIHNAWFQSLTTRTAGFNSVDVAALRPATLTVVILLMFVGGSPGGTAGGIKTTTGVVLLLAVVSAVRGRFVATAFARRLSHRTVYEAASIVTVGVLSLLMGFFALQLTQNLDSRTALFETASALGTVGLSIGGTASLDAVGKIIIMVCMFAGRVGPLSLFLFLGSRRSESRWELVEEEVTVG